A genomic window from Salvia hispanica cultivar TCC Black 2014 chromosome 5, UniMelb_Shisp_WGS_1.0, whole genome shotgun sequence includes:
- the LOC125188023 gene encoding LEAF RUST 10 DISEASE-RESISTANCE LOCUS RECEPTOR-LIKE PROTEIN KINASE-like 2.5 isoform X1, translating to MAVITLLLFLLPFHLHLFKGADSSCPKSFDCGKYNLTFPFTKADDPGCGLFTVDGCDTPYPVTNLGGGGLGFAILDYNSSEPNKMFIGDYQLGVQLRNRSCFAFMNQSMLRSPSVSFSFSPNLTLFPCLTDPTDRSRFDDDFVNYSMIDCLTPVYYKIPATNDSPPEGCSLVQLPLNSSGKSDDLFSMITSNFTLEWNVSDECLSCFDAGGLCLTENNNRFYCKRSAGNQLKKILLATLIPGFALLACIIFTFLFTRMKRAKEKQEHDRDIELFLKNNGNLAPLRYKHSTIKKMTNSFSKNLGRGGFGSVYKGQFPDGRLMAVKVLNESNGNNGEDFMNEVASISRTSHVNIVALLGFCFEGSKRALIYDFMPNGSLEKFIGNNVSSSQESGLGWEKLFEIALGIARGLEYLHQGCNTRILHLDIKPQNILLDKDMNPRISDFGLAKLCPNRSSIVSMTVARGTIGYIAPEVFSRNFGEVSYKSDVYSYGMLILEMAGGKGSIDPRDADCSSEIYFPHYLYKQLEMNAKRDGDLCGAINEEDKSQHVKRNLIIVGLWCIQTNPKDRPSMTRVVEMLEGKTGTLEVPPKPYLNSPPRSPQSFTTFESV from the exons ATGGCTGTCATCACGTTGTTGCTTTTCTTGCTCCCTTTCCATCTTCATCTCTTCAAAGGTGCTGATTCCTCATGCCCAAAATCCTTCGACTGTGGAAAGTACAATCTCACGTTCCCATTTACGAAAGCTGATGATCCTGGCTGCGGATTATTCACCGTTGATGGCTGTGATACTCCATATCCAGTGACTAATTTAGGTGGTGGAGGTCTTggttttgctattttggatTATAATTCATCAGAGCCAAACAAGATGTTTATTGGTGATTATCAGCTTGGAGTTCAATTGCGTAACCGCAGCTGCTTTGCCTTTATGAACCAATCCATGCTTCGATCGCCTTCTGTTTCCTTCTCATTCTCTCCTAATCTCACCTTGTTCCCCTGCTTAACTGATCCTACTGATAGATCTAGATTTGATGATGATTTCGTAAACTATAGCATGATAGATTGTCTCACCCCCGTGTACTATAAAATTCCAGCAACCAATGATTCTCCTCCGGAAGGATGTTCATTGGTTCAGCTACCTCTGAATTCCAGTGGAAAGTCGGATGATTTGTTCAGCATGATAACTTCTAATTTTACTCTAGAATGGAATGTTTCTGATGAATGCCTTAGTTGTTTTGATGCGGGAGGCCTTTGTCTTACTGAGAACAATAACAGATTCTACTGCAAAAGATCAG CAGGCAATCAGTTGAAGAAGATATTGTTAGCTACAT TGATACCTGGATTTGCTCTCTTAGCCTGCATTATATTTACATTCCTTTTCACTCGGATGAAACGTGCAAAGGAAAAACAAGAGCATGATAGAGACATCGAACTCTTTCTCAAGAACAATGGAAATCTTGCACCGCTGAGATACAAACACTCCACCATCAAGAAAATGACAAACTCATTCAGCAAAAACCTGGGAAGAGGAGGATTTGGTAGTGTCTACAAAGGACAGTTTCCAGATGGCCGTCTTATGGCAGTGAAAGTCTTGAATGAATCAAATGGAAATAATGGGGAAGATTTCATGAATGAGGTCGCAAGTATTAGCAGAACTTCCCATGTTAATATTGTTGCGCTTTTAGGATTTTGTTTCGAAGGTTCTAAAAGAGCACTCATTTATGATTTCATGCCTAATGGATCTCTTGAGAAGTTTATTGGCAACAATGTTTCCTCGTCTCAAGAATCTGGGTTAGGATGGGAGAAATTGTTTGAGATCGCTCTTGGGATAGCTCGAGGGCTAGAGTACTTGCACCAAGGTTGTAATACGAGGATTTTGCATTTGGACATCAAGCCTCAGAACATTCTTCTTGATAAGGACATGAATCCTAGGATTTCGGATTTTGGGCTTGCTAAACTATGTCCAAACAGATCAAGCATAGTCTCTATGACTGTGGCAAGAGGTACTATAGGGTACATTGCCCCTGAGGTGTTTTCTAGAAACTTTGGAGAAGTCTCGTACAAGTCTGATGTGTATAGTTATGGAATGTTGATTTTGGAAATGGCTGGAGGAAAGGGAAGCATTGATCCGAGAGATGCAGATTGTTCGAGTGAGATATACTTCCCACACTATCTCTACAAGCAGCTTGAGATGAATGCAAAAAGAGATGGTGATCTTTGTGGAGCAATTAATGAAGAGGATAAAAGCCAGCATGTGAAGAGAAATTTGATAATTGTCGGGTTGTGGTGCATTCAGACAAACCCTAAGGACCGACCATCAATGACAAGGGTCGTAGAGATGTTGGAGGGGAAAACTGGAACTTTGGAGGTTCCACCTAAGCCTTACCTTAACTCACCACCAAGATCACCACAAAGCTTTACAACCTTTGAATCTGTATAa
- the LOC125188023 gene encoding LEAF RUST 10 DISEASE-RESISTANCE LOCUS RECEPTOR-LIKE PROTEIN KINASE-like 2.5 isoform X2 — protein MAVITLLLFLLPFHLHLFKGADSSCPKSFDCGKYNLTFPFTKADDPGCGLFTVDGCDTPYPVTNLGGGGLGFAILDYNSSEPNKMFIGDYQLGVQLRNRSCFAFMNQSMLRSPSVSFSFSPNLTLFPCLTDPTDRSRFDDDFVNYSMIDCLTPVYYKIPATNDSPPEGCSLVQLPLNSSGKSDDLFSMITSNFTLEWNVSDECLSCFDAGGLCLTENNNRFYCKRSGNQLKKILLATLIPGFALLACIIFTFLFTRMKRAKEKQEHDRDIELFLKNNGNLAPLRYKHSTIKKMTNSFSKNLGRGGFGSVYKGQFPDGRLMAVKVLNESNGNNGEDFMNEVASISRTSHVNIVALLGFCFEGSKRALIYDFMPNGSLEKFIGNNVSSSQESGLGWEKLFEIALGIARGLEYLHQGCNTRILHLDIKPQNILLDKDMNPRISDFGLAKLCPNRSSIVSMTVARGTIGYIAPEVFSRNFGEVSYKSDVYSYGMLILEMAGGKGSIDPRDADCSSEIYFPHYLYKQLEMNAKRDGDLCGAINEEDKSQHVKRNLIIVGLWCIQTNPKDRPSMTRVVEMLEGKTGTLEVPPKPYLNSPPRSPQSFTTFESV, from the exons ATGGCTGTCATCACGTTGTTGCTTTTCTTGCTCCCTTTCCATCTTCATCTCTTCAAAGGTGCTGATTCCTCATGCCCAAAATCCTTCGACTGTGGAAAGTACAATCTCACGTTCCCATTTACGAAAGCTGATGATCCTGGCTGCGGATTATTCACCGTTGATGGCTGTGATACTCCATATCCAGTGACTAATTTAGGTGGTGGAGGTCTTggttttgctattttggatTATAATTCATCAGAGCCAAACAAGATGTTTATTGGTGATTATCAGCTTGGAGTTCAATTGCGTAACCGCAGCTGCTTTGCCTTTATGAACCAATCCATGCTTCGATCGCCTTCTGTTTCCTTCTCATTCTCTCCTAATCTCACCTTGTTCCCCTGCTTAACTGATCCTACTGATAGATCTAGATTTGATGATGATTTCGTAAACTATAGCATGATAGATTGTCTCACCCCCGTGTACTATAAAATTCCAGCAACCAATGATTCTCCTCCGGAAGGATGTTCATTGGTTCAGCTACCTCTGAATTCCAGTGGAAAGTCGGATGATTTGTTCAGCATGATAACTTCTAATTTTACTCTAGAATGGAATGTTTCTGATGAATGCCTTAGTTGTTTTGATGCGGGAGGCCTTTGTCTTACTGAGAACAATAACAGATTCTACTGCAAAAGATCAG GCAATCAGTTGAAGAAGATATTGTTAGCTACAT TGATACCTGGATTTGCTCTCTTAGCCTGCATTATATTTACATTCCTTTTCACTCGGATGAAACGTGCAAAGGAAAAACAAGAGCATGATAGAGACATCGAACTCTTTCTCAAGAACAATGGAAATCTTGCACCGCTGAGATACAAACACTCCACCATCAAGAAAATGACAAACTCATTCAGCAAAAACCTGGGAAGAGGAGGATTTGGTAGTGTCTACAAAGGACAGTTTCCAGATGGCCGTCTTATGGCAGTGAAAGTCTTGAATGAATCAAATGGAAATAATGGGGAAGATTTCATGAATGAGGTCGCAAGTATTAGCAGAACTTCCCATGTTAATATTGTTGCGCTTTTAGGATTTTGTTTCGAAGGTTCTAAAAGAGCACTCATTTATGATTTCATGCCTAATGGATCTCTTGAGAAGTTTATTGGCAACAATGTTTCCTCGTCTCAAGAATCTGGGTTAGGATGGGAGAAATTGTTTGAGATCGCTCTTGGGATAGCTCGAGGGCTAGAGTACTTGCACCAAGGTTGTAATACGAGGATTTTGCATTTGGACATCAAGCCTCAGAACATTCTTCTTGATAAGGACATGAATCCTAGGATTTCGGATTTTGGGCTTGCTAAACTATGTCCAAACAGATCAAGCATAGTCTCTATGACTGTGGCAAGAGGTACTATAGGGTACATTGCCCCTGAGGTGTTTTCTAGAAACTTTGGAGAAGTCTCGTACAAGTCTGATGTGTATAGTTATGGAATGTTGATTTTGGAAATGGCTGGAGGAAAGGGAAGCATTGATCCGAGAGATGCAGATTGTTCGAGTGAGATATACTTCCCACACTATCTCTACAAGCAGCTTGAGATGAATGCAAAAAGAGATGGTGATCTTTGTGGAGCAATTAATGAAGAGGATAAAAGCCAGCATGTGAAGAGAAATTTGATAATTGTCGGGTTGTGGTGCATTCAGACAAACCCTAAGGACCGACCATCAATGACAAGGGTCGTAGAGATGTTGGAGGGGAAAACTGGAACTTTGGAGGTTCCACCTAAGCCTTACCTTAACTCACCACCAAGATCACCACAAAGCTTTACAACCTTTGAATCTGTATAa
- the LOC125188025 gene encoding probable protein phosphatase 2C 15 isoform X1 has product MGSSGHSYEHHDLVPLAALINRELRNGKTEKPAVRYGYAAQSRKGEDYFLMKTDCQRVAGNPSTSFSVFGIFDGHNGSGAAIFSRDNLLNYVLNAMPRGLERDEWLHALPRALVAGFVKADKEFQAKGKTSGTTATFVIIDGWTVTVASVGDSRCILDAQGAGVSILTVDHRLEENAEERERVTASGGEVGRLSIFGGTEVGPLRCWPGGLCLSRSIGDMDVGEFIVPIPYVKQVKLSSTGGRLIIASDGVWDAVSSEMAAQSCRGLPAELAARLVVKEALRTRGLKDDTSCIVVDIIPPDNKIPPSPPPKKYNKLKALFFTKNWKSTNKPKKLSAVGTVEELFEEGSAMLAERLGNAEPTAETGDIFVCAVCQADLAPNEGISVHAGSIFSVSSKPWQGPFLCTDCRNKKDAMEGKRPSGVRVV; this is encoded by the exons ATGGGGTCGAGTGGACATTCATATGAGCATCATGATCTTGTGCCATTAGCTGCACTTATCAATAGGGAGCTGAGGAATGGGAAAACGGAGAAGCCCGCTGTGAGATATGGGTATGCAGCTCAATCGAGGAAAGGGGAGGATTATTTCTTGATGAAGACTGATTGCCAGCGAGTTGCTGGAAATCCATCAACATCATTCTCTGTTTTCGGA ATCTTTGATGGCCATAATGGGAGTGGAGCTGCAATATTCTCGAGAGATAACTTGTTAAACTATGTGTTAAATGCCATGCCTCGTGGACTTGAACGCGATGAATGGTTACATGCTTTACCTAGGGCTTTGGTTGCTGGCTTTGTGAAAGCGGACAAGGAATTCCAAGCCAAAG GAAAGACTTCAGGAACTACAGCAACATTTGTGATTATTGATGGGTGGACAGTTACAGTTGCATCTGTCGGAGATTCACGCTGCATTTTAGATGCTCAGGGTGCCGGTGTCTCCATCTTGACCGTTGATCATAGACTTGAAGAAAATGCAGAGGA GAGAGAGCGTGTTACAGCCAGTGGAGGTGAAGTCGGGCGGCTTAGCATTTTTGGTGGAACTGag GTCGGCCCTCTTCGCTGTTGGCCAGGGGGTTTATGTCTTTCTCGATCAATTGGTGACATGGATGTGGGCGAATTTATTGTTCCAATACCGTATGTCAAGCAAGTAAAG TTATCAAGTACAGGTGGAAGGCTAATAATTGCCTCTGATGGTGTCTGGGATGCAGTGTCATCAGAAATGGCTGCACAATCGTGCCGTGGATTGCCTGCTGAGCTTGCTGCTCGTCTAGTGGTGAAG GAAGCGTTGAGGACGCGTGGGCTCAAGGATGACACGAGTTGCATAGTCGTTGATATAATTCCTCCAGACAACAAGATCCCGCCTTCTCCTCCTCCCAAGAAATACAACAAGCTCAAGGCCTTGTTTTTCACGAAAAATTGGAAATCCACCAATAAACCAAAGAAGCTGTCTGCTGTGGGCACCGTGGAGGAGCTATTCGAAGAAGGATCTGCAATGCTCGCTGAAAG ACTTGGAAATGCCGAGCCAACTGCAGAGactggtgatatttttgtgTGCGCTGTTTGCCAAGCTGACCTGGCACCGAATGAGGGAATCTCGGTTCATGCTGGATCGATATTCTCAGTGAGCTCGAAGCCATGGCAAGGTCCTTTCCTGTGCACCGACTGCCGGAATAAGAAGGATGCCATGGAAGGGAAGAGACCAAGTGGAGTTAGAGTTGTATAG